In the Selenihalanaerobacter shriftii genome, ACAATAGCTTTATTAGGCTGTACTGACATTCCAGTAAGAGAACTAACTAATTTACTAGTCTTATAAATCTCTTTTAAAGTAATATCTGATAATTCATCATAATAATCTTGTCTAGTATTTAACGCCATTACTACTTCTTCTAAAGCAGTATTCCCAGCTCTTTCACCTATACCATTAACAGCACATTCTACCTGCTCAGCTCCATTTTCTACAGCAGCTAATGAATTAGCTACTGCCATACCTAAGTCATTATGGCAATGAACACTAATAGTTACCTCATTTATATTAGACACATTTTCTCTTATATACTTAATTAATTTTCCGAATTCCTGAGGAGTAGCATATCCTACAGTATCTGGTATATTTATTACTGTTGCTCCTGCTTCTATCACAGCTGTAAAGAGCTTACAAAGAAAATCTTTATCACTTCGAAATGCATCTTCAGCAGAAAATTCTATATCCTTCACATACCCCTTAGCATATTCCACAGCTTCTACTGCTGATTCTAATACTTCCTCTGGAGTCTTTTTAAGTTTATACTCCATATGAATATCTGAAGTAGCTATAAATGTATGAATTCTCGGCTTATCAGAAAACTTCAATGCCTCCCAAGCTCGATCAATATCTCGTTTAGTAGCTCGAGCCAGCCCAGTAATAACTGGCCCTTCTACTTCCTTAGCTATAGCTCTCACCGCTGCAAAATCCCCATCTGAAGCTATAGGAAATCCTGCTTCTATTACATCAACATTTAATTTAGCTAACTGATGAGCAATCTCTAATTTTTCTTCAATATTTAAGCTAACACCTGGAGATTGCTCTCCGTCTCTTAATGTCGTATCAAATATCTTAACTTTACCCATTAACGATCCCTCCGGAACCCTATTTATTTATCATTACTCTTCAATCCATTCCATCATATCTCTTAATTTCTTACCAACTTTTTCAATCTTATGATTAGCATCTATCTCTTTTCTCTTTAAATAAGCTGGACGGCCTACTTGATTTTCTAATAACCATCTCTTAGCAAACTCACCATTCTGAATATTATTTAATAAATCTTTCATAGCTGATCTAGATTCTTCATTAATAACCTTCTTTCCAGCAATTAAGTCACCATACTCTGCTGTATCCGAAATAGAATCTCTCATTGTTGCAATTCCACCTTCATACATTAAGTCAACGATTAATTTCAATTCATGTAAACATTCAAAATATGCTATCTCTGGTTGATACCCGGCTTCAACTAAGGTATCAAATCCAGCTCGAACTAATTCAGTTGCTCCTCCACAAAGTACTGCTTGTTCACCGAAGAGATCCGTTTCTGTTTCTTCTTTGAATGTCGTTTCAATTACACCGGCACGAGTTCCACCAACACCTTTAGCATGTGCTAAAGCCAATTCTTTTGCATTTCCAGTTGCATCTTGATATACAGCAATTAAACAAGGTACCCCTGCTCCTTCAGCGTAGACTCTTCTAACTAAATGTCCTGGACCTTTAGGAGCAACCATATAAACATCTACATTTTCTGGTGGAACAACTTGATCAAAATGAATATTAAATCCATGAGAGAAGACTAGTGTATTGCCTTCTTCTAAATGTGGTTCTACATCATTATAGTATACTTGTTTCTGTACTTCATCTGGTAATAAAATTTGAATTACATCTGCTTCTTTTGCTACTTCTTCAGCTGATTTTGGATTAAATCCATCCTCTACAGCTTGCTCATAATTAGCAGTACCTTCTAATTCTGAAACAACAACATCTAATCCAGCATCTCTCATATTCTGTGCCTGAGCATGACCTTGACTACCATACCCAATTACCGCAATCTTCTTTCCTTCTAAATAACTTAAGTCTGCATCTTTCTCATAATACATTTTCATTAAAATCATCTCCCTAAATTTATTTTATCGCATAAATTGGATTTTTATTATATATAAGTCACCTTAAAAACG is a window encoding:
- the ilvC gene encoding ketol-acid reductoisomerase, whose product is MKMYYEKDADLSYLEGKKIAVIGYGSQGHAQAQNMRDAGLDVVVSELEGTANYEQAVEDGFNPKSAEEVAKEADVIQILLPDEVQKQVYYNDVEPHLEEGNTLVFSHGFNIHFDQVVPPENVDVYMVAPKGPGHLVRRVYAEGAGVPCLIAVYQDATGNAKELALAHAKGVGGTRAGVIETTFKEETETDLFGEQAVLCGGATELVRAGFDTLVEAGYQPEIAYFECLHELKLIVDLMYEGGIATMRDSISDTAEYGDLIAGKKVINEESRSAMKDLLNNIQNGEFAKRWLLENQVGRPAYLKRKEIDANHKIEKVGKKLRDMMEWIEE
- a CDS encoding 2-isopropylmalate synthase, translating into MGKVKIFDTTLRDGEQSPGVSLNIEEKLEIAHQLAKLNVDVIEAGFPIASDGDFAAVRAIAKEVEGPVITGLARATKRDIDRAWEALKFSDKPRIHTFIATSDIHMEYKLKKTPEEVLESAVEAVEYAKGYVKDIEFSAEDAFRSDKDFLCKLFTAVIEAGATVINIPDTVGYATPQEFGKLIKYIRENVSNINEVTISVHCHNDLGMAVANSLAAVENGAEQVECAVNGIGERAGNTALEEVVMALNTRQDYYDELSDITLKEIYKTSKLVSSLTGMSVQPNKAIVGKNAFAHEAGIHQDGVIKERTTYEIMDAQIIGLSENKIVLGKHSGRHAFKERLTELGYKLEGENLNRTFKRFKELADKKKKITDRDLEALVEDEIHTIPQAYELIAIQVTNGNQVFPTATVRVKLNDDVITESAYCEGGPIDVIYRTIDRITGLDCNLESYAIDAITSGKDALGEVIVKLKYKDDLFIGRGVSIDVIEASAKAYMNAVNKILYENKELIESKGDA